One region of Deltaproteobacteria bacterium PRO3 genomic DNA includes:
- a CDS encoding HNH endonuclease, with protein MMILAHDCEPYGVLERNGKTIPNDVIARQCGCDPAEFERLFKELEDAGVPGRTRRGAIYSRRMVRDAENRLAIKKSKSASGQEGAKSKWMNNGNISGLKRSQRLQEARAKGTHTKDEWEALKLSFGGVCPRCKTSGRRIVKDHIVPIYQGGSDSIENIQPLCNYCNSSKGAERINWKDAWQTPGETPGENLEMPGSSSSSSSSSSNKKEKNKKEKRDGEPVPIRQVLARMVAEGLGQ; from the coding sequence ATGATGATCCTTGCGCACGACTGCGAGCCCTATGGCGTGTTAGAGCGCAACGGCAAAACAATTCCAAACGACGTGATCGCGCGGCAGTGCGGTTGCGATCCGGCGGAGTTTGAGCGGTTGTTTAAAGAGCTTGAAGACGCCGGGGTTCCCGGTCGCACCCGCAGAGGTGCTATCTACAGCAGACGCATGGTCCGTGACGCCGAAAATAGACTGGCAATAAAAAAGTCCAAATCAGCCTCCGGGCAGGAAGGAGCAAAAAGCAAATGGATGAATAACGGAAATATAAGCGGGCTTAAAAGAAGTCAGCGACTGCAGGAGGCTAGGGCAAAAGGCACACACACCAAAGATGAATGGGAGGCGTTAAAACTGTCCTTCGGTGGGGTGTGCCCGCGTTGCAAAACCTCGGGAAGAAGGATAGTCAAAGACCATATCGTCCCGATTTATCAAGGTGGAAGCGATAGCATTGAAAACATCCAACCACTTTGTAATTACTGCAATTCTTCCAAGGGCGCTGAACGAATAAATTGGAAAGATGCCTGGCAAACGCCTGGCGAAACGCCTGGCGAAAATTTGGAAATGCCTGGCTCTTCATCTTCCTCTTCATCTTCATCTTCAAATAAAAAAGAAAAAAATAAAAAAGAAAAAAGAGACGGGGAGCCCGTGCCGATCCGGCAAGTACTGGCTCGCATGGTCGCGGAGGGTCTTGGCCAATGA
- a CDS encoding DUF559 domain-containing protein, which translates to MSPKIEEEQNQDVAAGVLQKLNQIGQVKAAFWVTHLILDFQRLGIESPVEQLFFAWWKYLRADKHHELLPQFQIGKYFVDFLIDGTKIVVEIDGHWHEKTKEQVKKDRQRERAIEREGFHVVRFTGSEVYHEPQRCIGETIQMILKWSEGEKS; encoded by the coding sequence ATGAGCCCAAAGATCGAGGAAGAGCAAAACCAGGATGTTGCCGCCGGCGTACTGCAGAAGCTCAATCAGATCGGCCAGGTAAAAGCCGCCTTCTGGGTTACTCACTTGATCCTCGACTTCCAACGCCTAGGGATCGAGAGTCCTGTCGAACAACTCTTCTTCGCCTGGTGGAAATACCTGCGCGCCGACAAGCACCACGAACTTTTACCCCAGTTTCAGATCGGAAAATATTTCGTCGATTTCCTCATCGACGGGACAAAGATCGTCGTCGAGATCGACGGGCATTGGCACGAGAAGACCAAGGAGCAGGTCAAAAAGGACCGTCAACGTGAACGTGCCATCGAGAGGGAAGGTTTTCACGTGGTCCGTTTCACCGGAAGCGAGGTCTATCATGAGCCTCAGCGGTGCATCGGGGAGACGATTCAGATGATTTTGAAGTGGAGTGAAGGTGAAAAATCCTAG